AGCAGTTCCGGCACCAGGGCACGGAATTCATCAAGCAGCGCCTCCTCGTCGATTTTCGTCAGCAGGCCATCGCGCACCACGATCTCGCCGTCGACGATCACCGTCTCCACCGAACTTCCGTTCTCGCTATAAATCAGATGCTTGCGCGCATCGTTGA
This sequence is a window from Pseudomonadota bacterium. Protein-coding genes within it:
- a CDS encoding amidohydrolase; its protein translation is NDARKHLIYSENGSSVETVIVDGEIVVRDGLLTKIDEEALLDEFRALVPELLAKHAVDEERNQVFIPYLQEMYKRCTAVDLGISRYGSDMPAWP